The Candidatus Malacoplasma girerdii genome has a segment encoding these proteins:
- a CDS encoding FeoA domain-containing protein — protein MILTGKFKGKTVQIEQINFQDPHILHKLDNIGLTVGAIIKVLDFNTDKKLLYLNIYNVDYVLRESDCYGIEVKEISEEN, from the coding sequence ATGATCTTAACAGGTAAATTCAAAGGTAAAACAGTTCAAATTGAACAGATTAACTTTCAAGATCCACATATTTTGCATAAACTAGATAACATTGGTTTAACAGTTGGTGCAATTATTAAAGTTTTGGACTTTAATACCGATAAAAAGCTGCTTTATCTTAATATTTACAATGTTGATTATGTCTTAAGAGAAAGTGACTGTTATGGCATTGAAGTCAAAGAAATTAGTGAAGAAAACTAA